Proteins found in one Zea mays cultivar B73 chromosome 1, Zm-B73-REFERENCE-NAM-5.0, whole genome shotgun sequence genomic segment:
- the LOC100282337 gene encoding uncharacterized protein LOC100282337: MFCIPNYHFAICHPQLPRAHFAVFHSITPSPPVPRPFPLSHLLPPHLAMAFFSHHHLQQPHPQQAPPPNQQQPVLPSFRNALPVPVDGQIPAPLTFFNPPPAFPEQPAQTTLVDAVGLTAAAGLGWRQPREQELLGENSQMSSIDFLQTGSAVSTGLALSLEDRRHGGGGAGNSSGDSPLLLLPMLDDDISREVQRLDADMDRFIKAQSERLRQSILEKVQAKQFEALASVEDKIFRKIRDKEAEVETINKRNSELEDQIKHLGVEVGAWQQRAKYNESLINALKYNLEQVCAHQSKDFKEGCGDSEVDDTASCPYGGAVNLQLMPKENRQPKNLTACRVCKSSEACMLLLPCRHLCLCKECESKLSICPLCQSSKILGMEIYYA; this comes from the exons ATGTTCTGTATTCCTAATTATCATTTTGCCATTTGCCACCCCCAACTCCCGAGGGCCCATTTCGCCGTCTTTCACTCCATCACCCCCTCTCCCCCAGTCCCCCGTCCCTTTCCCCTCAGCCATCTCCTTCCCCCTCACCTCGCCATGGCGTTCTTCTCTCACCACCATCTCCAGCAGCCACACCCGCAGCAGGCACCGCCCCCGAATCAGCAGCAGCCGGTGCTTCCTTCCTTCAG GAACGCGCTACCGGTGCCTGTGGATGGCCAGATCCCAGCGCCCCTCACCTTCTTCAACCCGCCGCCTGCCTTCCCGGAGCAGCCCGCGCAGACAACGC TGGTGGATGCGGTGGGGCTGACGGCAGCTGCTGGGCTTGGGTGGAGGCAGCCGAGGGAGCAGGAACTGCTTGGAGAAAACTCCCAGATGTCGTCCATCGATTTTCTGCAGACGGGCTCGGCGGTATCGACGGGGCTGGCGCTGTCTCTGGAGGACCGGCGCCACGGCGGCGGCGGGGCTGGGAACTCCTCCGGCGATTCACCGCTGCTCCTGCTGCCCATGCTGGACGATGACATTTCACGCGAGGTCCAGCGGCTTGACGCTGATATGGACCGCTTCATTAAAGCTCAG AGTGAACGGCTGAGGCAATCTATACTGGAGAAAGTTCAGGCAAAGCAATTTGAGGCACTGGCCTCAGTTGAGGACAAGATATTCAGAAAAATACGGGATAAAGAGGCGGAAGTGGAAACCATCAACAAAAGGAACTCTGAACTAGAGGACCAGATTAAGCATTTGGGAGTGGAAGTTGGTGCTTGGCAGCAAAGGGCCAAGTACAATGAGAGCCTGATCAATGCACTCAAGTACAACTTGGAACAAGTATGTGCTCACCAGAGCAAGGACTTCAAGGAAGGCTGCGGTGATAGCGAGGTAGATGACACGGCGTCCTGTCCCTATGGTGGTGCTGTCAATTTGCAACTGATGCCAAAGGAGAACAGACAACCGAAGAATTTAACGGCTTGCAGGGTCTGTAAATCAAGTGAGGCATGCATGCTCTTGCTGCCGTGTCGGCATCTTTGTCTATGCAAGGAGTGCGAGAGCAAGCTGAGCATCTGCCCCCTGTGCCAGTCCTCCAAGATACTTGGCATGGAGATATATTATGCATAG
- the LOC100281182 gene encoding calcium ion binding protein, whose product MALSASAASAGRGSRAEKVRRIFERFDTNGDGGLDRNEMAALVVAVNPRVKFSEDQISAILDEVFHTYGEFILPDGRGLSLLGLLRTYDDGAGDVDRDFLALSLPAVDSDASSPDIAAGDAAAHSSPPSGAAAAASLLDDHAKPLGAGGAAPSVSSRAAVAAPAWATSPNHGIAFDSSWGLLDDLEILVKRLRSKQLRKGSIDGAGNNNFDSFSEAGWSREISGAADSASTAAPWDETSRDYLTFVKELAVLRTRADASRSREEAFDNHMVIGRALSEHRLFRDALASFRRACELQPTDVRPHFRAGNCLYALGRHAEAKEEYLLALEAAEAGGSQSADILPQIHVNLGIAMEAEGMVLGACEHYREAAILCPSHARALKLLGSALFGVGEYRAAEKALEEAIFLKEDYADAHCDLGSALHAVGEDDRAIQEFQTAIDLKPGHVDALYNLGGLNMDAGRFVRAAEMYTRVLSIRPNHWRAQLNKAVALLGQGESEEAKKALKDAFKMTQRVEVYDAISHLKTLQKKKPKPSKGKDDGQGEQAYVVVEASKFKRVGRKTTLRQDLANALDIRAFERMTKLGHCDVELLRKEMNETDVPISYSGTGIPEKSIRKAALEVILRRLLSFLKPDTFQGAIKAINERILSVLDASGSGRVDLGMFFATIAPICSGPVDMRKRIVFDALLWRPASEGSNGQIRRSDALTYIKLLRAVYIPTHGASDMLEMHGESDPTMVSYTEFLEMFNDPDWGFGILSTLVKLEESDHIRHGRHTCSICLYPIIGSRFKETKHSFSLCNRCYSEGKVPSAFKLEEYRFKEYGNESEALIDKCMCFNLHSKKLEADA is encoded by the coding sequence ATGGCGCTGTCCGCGTCCGCGGCGTCGGCCGGCCGGGGGTCGCGGGCGGAGAAGGTGAGGAGGATCTTCGAGCGCTTCGACACCAACGGGGACGGCGGGCTAGACCGGAACGAGATGGCCGCCCTCGTCGTCGCCGTCAACCCGCGGGTCAAGTTCAGCGAGGACCAGATCTCCGCCATCCTGGACGAGGTGTTCCACACCTACGGCGAATTCATCCTCCCCGACGGCAGGGGCCTCTCCCTACTAGGGCTGCTTCGCACCTACGATGACGGCGCCGGGGACGTCGACCGCGACTTTCTCGCGCTCTCCCTACCCGCCGTCGACTCCGACGCCTCCTCCCCGGACATCGCCGCAGGGGACGCTGCCGCCCACTCCTCCCCGCCCTCCGGGGCTGCCGCCGCCGCATCGCTGCTCGACGACCACGCCAAGCCGCTCGGCGCCGGCGGCGCTGCGCCGTCGGTCAGCTCCCGCGCCGCCGTCGCCGCGCCGGCTTGGGCGACCTCGCCCAACCACGGCATCGCCTTCGACTCCTCCTGGGgactcctcgacgacctggagaTACTCGTCAAGCGCCTCCGCTCAAAGCAGCTGCGGAAGGGCTCCATCGACGGCGCCGGCAACAACAACTTCGACTCCTTCTCCGAGGCCGGGTGGTCCAGGGAGATCTCCGGCGCGGCGGATTCCGCATCCACCGCCGCTCCGTGGGACGAGACGAGCCGCGACTACCTCACCTTCGTCAAGGAACTCGCCGTGCTCCGCACGCGCGCCGACGCCTCCCGCTCGCGCGAGGAGGCATTCGACAACCACATGGTCATCGGCCGGGCGCTTTCTGAGCACCGCCTCTTCCGAGACGCCCTAGCCAGCTTCCGCCGCGCCTGTGAGCTGCAGCCCACTGACGTCCGTCCCCACTTCCGCGCGGGGAACTGCCTGTACGCCCTCGGTCGCCATGCAGAAGCCAAGGAGGAGTACCTCCTCGCCCTTGAGGCCGCGGAGGCTGGCGGCTCACAGTCCGCGGACATTCTCCCGCAGATCCATGTCAACCTTGGTATTGCCATGGAGGCCGAGGGGATGGTACTTGGTGCCTGTGAGCATTACCGAGAAGCTGCCATACTGTGTCCATCTCATGCCAGGGCACTCAAGCTCCTGGGGAGCGCTCTCTTTGGCGTTGGGGAGTACCGAGCTGCTGAGAAGGCACTGGAGGAGGCCATCTTCTTGAAGGAAGACTATGCTGATGCGCACTGTGACCTTGGGTCCGCTCTGCATGCAGTAGGGGAGGATGACCGTGCCATCCAGGAGTTTCAGACAGCAATTGATCTTAAACCTGGCCATGTTGATGCCTTATATAATCTTGGTGGATTGAACATGGACGCAGGTCGTTTTGTACGGGCTGCGGAGATGTATACTCGTGTGCTGAGCATCCGACCAAACCATTGGCGTGCACAGCTAAACAAGGCAGTGGCTTTGCTTGGGCAGGGTGAGTCTGAGGAGGCCAAGAAGGCACTCAAGGATGCGTTTAAGATGACACAAAGGGTGGAAGTGTATGATGCTATCTCACATTTGAAGacattgcaaaagaagaagccaaaGCCTTCCAAAGGAAAAGATGACGGTCAAGGGGAGCAGGCTTATGTTGTTGTGGAGGCATCCAAGTTCAAGAGGGTTGGGAGGAAGACTACCTTGCGGCAGGATTTGGCCAATGCTCTAGATATAAGGGCCTTTGAGAGGATGACAAAACTAGGTCACTGCGATGTGGAGCTTCTTAGAAAAGAGATGAATGAGACTGATGTCCCTATATCTTACTCGGGCACCGGCATCCCTGAGAAGTCAATACGCAAAGCAGCTCTTGAGGTTATTCTCCGCAGGCTCCTCTCTTTTCTCAAGCCAGATACCTTTCAGGGTGCTATTAAGGCAATCAACGAAAGAATTCTCTCTGTCCTTGATGCTTCTGGCTCTGGTCGTGTTGATCTGGGCATGTTCTTCGCCACCATTGCTCCAATCTGTTCTGGCCCTGTGGATATGCGCAAGCGTATCGTCTTTGATGCACTCCTTTGGCGTCCTGCTAGCGAAGGCAGCAATGGCCAGATAAGGAGGAGTGATGCGTTAACCTACATTAAGCTTCTTCGAGCTGTTTATATACCCACGCATGGGGCTAGTGACATGCTCGAAATGCATGGGGAGTCTGACCCTACCATGGTATCATACACGGAATTCTTAGAGATGTTCAATGACCCAGATTGGGGATTTGGGATCCTGAGCACTCTGGTGAAGCTTGAGGAGAGTGATCACATACGTCACGGTCGCCACACATGCTCCATCTGCCTGTACCCTATCATTGGTTCACGGTTTAAGGAAACAAAACACTCCTTCAGCCTGTGCAACCGGTGCTACAGTGAAGGGAAGGTTCCGTCAGCGTTCAAGTTGGAGGAGTACAGGTTCAAAGAATACGG